One window of Magallana gigas chromosome 2, xbMagGiga1.1, whole genome shotgun sequence genomic DNA carries:
- the LOC117681821 gene encoding surfeit locus protein 1 has product MSRNVFSKGILPHCQKCHRALRWTNQLETFVTTVRGQIKIPKRQMSAHAKPVLQKPPPIKFKSAPPPEAKSNELSTLLKVVLGSFPLTAYGLAYWQWQRRKWKINLLKTIDERTAADPVPLTDLLDTADMNNLDYTKVWLEGEFDHSREVLIGYRPNFQPDRTPKGFKANFGLLVVTPFKLKDTGHEVLVNRGWVPVAWENPETRKEGQITGKVKIYGMIRASERRNPLDVNPTQDPKNPRLFSNRDINAIASYLGTDPVFVDSDLESSVEGGPIGGQTNIKFNNRHMEYVLTWLSLAIGMSVLWRNQAFPRALTKRYTRTVR; this is encoded by the exons ATGTCTAGGAATGTGTTTTCAAAA GGAATACTCCCACATTGTCAGAAATGCCACCGAGCTTTGAGATGGACCAACCAGCTGGAAACATTTGTGACCACAGTCAGAGGTCagataaaaattccaaagagaCAGATGTCAGCACACGCTAAACCAGTCCTACAGAAGCCACCACCAATCAAGTTTAAGTCAGCTCCTCCACCAGAGGCGAAATCAAATGAATTAAGCACACTTTTAAAAGTGGTTTTAGGC TCGTTTCCCCTAACTGCCTATGGACTGGCTTACTGGCAGTGGCAAAGAAGAAAATGGAAGATCAATCTGTTGAAGACCATTGACGAGAGAACAGCAGCTGACCCTGTACCTCTCACTGATTT ATTGGACACAGCTGATATGAATAATTTGGACTATACAAAGGTATGGTTGGAGGGTGAATTTGACCACAGTCGGGAGGTCTTGATAGGTTACCGACCAAACTTCCAGCCTGATAGGACCCCAAAAGGGTTCAAAGCCAACTTTGGTCTGTTGGTTGTGACTCCATTTAAACTGAAGGACACAGG ACATGAAGTCTTAGTCAATAGAGGCTGGGTTCCCGTCGCTTGGGAGAATCCGGAGACCAGAAAAGAAGGGCAGATAACTGGGAAAGTCAAGATATATGGGATGATAAGAGCTTCAGAGAGG AGGAATCCTTTAGATGTAAACCCCACCCAGGATCCCAAGAATCCCAGACTCTTCAGTAACAGAGACATTAATGCTATTGCTAGTTACTTAGGAACTGATCCTGTGTTTGTAGACTCTGATTTAG AGAGCAGTGTAGAGGGTGGACCTATAGGGGGACAAACTAATATCAAGTTCAACAACAGACATATGGAGTATGTCCTCACGTG GCTGTCTCTGGCTATTGGTATGTCCGTTCTTTGGAGAAACCAAGCTTTCCCTCGAGCACTTACAAAGAGATACACAAGAACAGTTCGATGA